In Sedimentibacter sp. MB31-C6, one genomic interval encodes:
- the dnaG gene encoding DNA primase, with protein MPYKLDSEVIDRILDENNIVDLIEEYLPLKKAGANYSTNCPFHKEKTPSFIVSPEKQIFHCFGCGESGNSINFLMKYKNFTFVEASEYLAKRAGIVLEEVVPQNINNSNKILSDKLYEINREAASFFYRILKKHPEVIKYLHSRKIDANVIKIFGIGYAINEWDNLLRYLLNKGFKEEDISKTGLIIKSKNRNNYYDRFRNRVIFPIWDVKRRIVGFGGRVLDDSLPKYLNSPESLVFSKGNNLYGINIAKETVRDKSFILVEGYMDVIKMHAHGYNTTVAALGTSLTENQVKLMKRYSKNFYIAFDADTAGQKAALKAINMIKKTNLNGRVVVIPDAKDPDEYLNKFGKSKFDKLIENSLDYYSFLEFYYKDIYENSSKVEYINKYFENIVNVGSEIEKELIFEKLSEKVGVSKDSILKEYNKIKTKKRNYVKNAPPVTYKPQVNKITTSHEEELIKLILINNDFALYLKEIVNEDTFKDLNFYNIFKEMYNYKINNMNLNEESLKKIISDKMDVSVFVQNDDVDYNNLEALFKDCMKRLKIRYYEKKKAMLTDSIKESNNTLENNVIMNEIFSLAKKIKSTKEEVN; from the coding sequence ATGCCCTATAAATTGGATTCTGAAGTAATAGATAGAATTCTTGATGAAAATAATATTGTAGATTTAATAGAAGAATACTTACCGTTAAAGAAGGCAGGTGCAAATTATAGTACTAACTGTCCCTTTCATAAAGAAAAGACTCCGTCCTTCATTGTTTCTCCGGAGAAACAAATATTTCATTGCTTCGGATGTGGTGAAAGCGGAAATAGCATAAATTTTCTTATGAAATATAAAAATTTTACTTTTGTAGAAGCTTCTGAATATCTAGCTAAAAGAGCAGGAATAGTTTTAGAAGAGGTCGTTCCCCAAAATATTAACAACAGCAATAAAATATTATCTGACAAGCTATATGAAATAAATCGAGAAGCTGCATCATTTTTTTATAGAATCTTAAAAAAACATCCAGAAGTTATCAAGTACCTGCATAGTAGAAAAATTGATGCAAATGTAATAAAAATATTTGGAATTGGATATGCTATCAACGAATGGGATAATTTGTTAAGATATTTGTTGAATAAAGGTTTTAAAGAAGAAGATATATCTAAAACTGGATTAATAATTAAAAGTAAAAATAGAAATAATTACTATGATAGATTTAGAAACAGGGTAATATTTCCTATTTGGGACGTTAAAAGACGCATTGTTGGTTTCGGTGGTAGAGTACTTGATGATTCTTTACCCAAATACTTAAATTCACCTGAAAGTTTAGTATTTAGCAAAGGTAATAATTTATATGGAATTAATATCGCAAAGGAAACCGTACGAGATAAAAGCTTTATTTTAGTTGAAGGTTATATGGATGTAATTAAAATGCATGCTCATGGATATAATACTACAGTTGCAGCATTAGGTACTTCTTTAACTGAAAATCAAGTAAAACTTATGAAGAGATATAGTAAAAATTTTTACATAGCATTTGATGCAGATACTGCAGGACAAAAAGCTGCTCTAAAAGCTATTAACATGATTAAAAAGACTAATCTAAATGGTAGAGTAGTAGTAATCCCAGATGCAAAAGATCCAGATGAATATTTAAATAAATTCGGAAAATCAAAATTCGACAAACTTATAGAAAATTCTTTAGATTATTATAGCTTTTTAGAATTTTATTATAAAGATATATATGAAAATTCTAGTAAAGTTGAATATATAAATAAATATTTTGAAAATATAGTAAATGTAGGAAGTGAAATTGAAAAAGAATTAATTTTTGAAAAATTATCGGAAAAAGTAGGGGTTTCCAAAGATTCTATATTAAAAGAATACAACAAAATAAAAACTAAAAAGAGAAATTATGTTAAAAATGCACCACCTGTTACATATAAACCGCAGGTTAATAAAATTACTACATCACACGAAGAAGAGCTAATTAAACTAATTCTCATTAATAATGATTTTGCATTATACTTAAAAGAGATAGTAAATGAAGATACCTTTAAGGACTTGAATTTCTATAATATATTTAAAGAGATGTATAATTACAAAATCAATAATATGAATTTAAACGAAGAAAGCTTAAAAAAGATAATTAGTGATAAAATGGATGTAAGTGTTTTTGTGCAGAATGACGATGTTGATTACAATAATTTAGAGGCTTTATTCAAAGATTGTATGAAGAGACTTAAAATTAGGTATTATGAAAAAAAGAAAGCTATGCTAACTGATAGCATAAAAGAGTCTAATAATACGTTAGAGAACAATGTCATTATGAATGAAATTTTTAGCCTCGCTAAAAAAATTAAATCAACTAAGGAGGAAGTAAATTAG
- the rpoD gene encoding RNA polymerase sigma factor RpoD, producing the protein MMENKNVPVSKEDESAKNAEVFQKIETIKNRLLEKGKKNGFITYKEVLRSFEKLDINPEFIDDFYKLIEDNDLEILGFQDDMIPEKVEDEEETDIKEDADFFVSQTDDDILKGVNIDDPVRMYLKEIGKVPLLTAQEEVDLAKLIQDGDEEAKKRLAEANLRLVVSIAKRYVGRGMLFLDLIQEGNLGLIKAVEKFDYTKGFKFSTYATWWIRQAITRAIADQARTIRIPVHMVETINKLIRIKRQLLQELGRDATPEEIALEMDMEPDKVRDILKIAQEPVSLETPIGEEEDSHLGDFIPDDDVQAPSDVATFTLLKEQLSSVLHTLTDREQKVLRLRFGLDDGRARTLEEVGKEFEVTRERIRQIEAKALRKLRHPSRSKKLKDYLE; encoded by the coding sequence ATGATGGAAAACAAAAATGTACCTGTTAGTAAAGAGGATGAATCTGCTAAAAATGCTGAAGTCTTTCAAAAAATAGAAACAATTAAGAATAGATTATTAGAAAAAGGTAAAAAAAATGGATTTATAACATATAAAGAAGTCCTAAGATCCTTTGAAAAATTAGATATTAACCCTGAATTTATAGATGATTTTTATAAACTAATTGAAGATAATGATCTTGAAATTTTAGGATTTCAAGATGATATGATACCTGAAAAGGTAGAGGATGAAGAAGAAACTGATATAAAAGAAGATGCTGACTTCTTTGTTAGCCAAACCGATGATGATATCTTAAAGGGAGTTAATATAGATGACCCTGTAAGGATGTATTTAAAAGAAATTGGTAAAGTTCCTTTATTAACAGCCCAAGAAGAAGTAGACTTAGCGAAATTAATTCAAGATGGTGATGAGGAAGCAAAAAAAAGATTAGCAGAAGCTAACCTGCGACTAGTTGTCAGTATTGCTAAAAGATACGTTGGTAGAGGAATGCTATTTTTAGACCTTATACAAGAAGGAAATCTAGGTTTAATTAAGGCTGTAGAAAAATTCGATTATACAAAAGGTTTTAAATTTAGTACTTATGCTACATGGTGGATTCGACAAGCAATTACAAGAGCAATTGCTGATCAAGCAAGAACAATAAGAATTCCTGTTCATATGGTAGAGACAATTAATAAGCTTATTAGAATAAAAAGACAGCTTCTCCAAGAACTAGGACGAGATGCAACACCAGAAGAAATTGCACTTGAAATGGATATGGAACCTGATAAAGTTAGAGATATATTAAAAATTGCTCAAGAACCTGTTTCATTAGAAACTCCTATAGGTGAAGAAGAAGATAGTCATTTAGGTGATTTTATACCAGATGATGATGTTCAAGCTCCCTCAGATGTTGCAACATTTACTTTATTAAAAGAACAACTTTCATCAGTACTTCATACTTTAACAGATAGAGAACAAAAAGTTTTAAGATTAAGATTTGGTTTGGATGATGGAAGAGCACGAACACTTGAAGAAGTTGGTAAAGAATTTGAGGTTACAAGGGAAAGAATTAGACAAATTGAAGCAAAAGCTTTAAGAAAATTGAGACATCCAAGTAGAAGTAAAAAATTAAAGGATTATCTTGAGTAG